The Phoenix dactylifera cultivar Barhee BC4 chromosome 12, palm_55x_up_171113_PBpolish2nd_filt_p, whole genome shotgun sequence genome has a window encoding:
- the LOC120112807 gene encoding uncharacterized protein LOC120112807, which yields MEHLPVHLAYEAKVGGPVQYRWMYPFERLMHDIKQKVKNRASIEGSIVEAYIIEEISTFCSHYFEPSIQTRLNQVPRNEDEGEFDLMDRLSIFTHQGRPFGKPFGRHLTTQEFSAAELYVLLNCEEVQPFGK from the exons ATGGAGCACTTACCTGTTCATCTAGCTTATGAAGCTAAGGTTGGGGGGCCCGTGCAGTACAGATGGATGTACCCCTTTGAAAG GCTTATGCATGATATAAAGCAGAAGGTAAAGAATCGAGCATCGATTGAAGGTTCTATTGTCGAGGCTTACATCATAGAAGAAATATCAACTTTCTGTTCGCATTATTTTGAGCCTTCTATACAAACGAGGTTAAATCAAGTTCCCCGTAATGAAGACGAAGGGGAGTTTGATCTCATGGATCGTCTATCCATTTTTACTCATCAAGGTCGGCCTTTTGGGAAACCTTTTGGAAGGCATTTGACTACTCAGGAGTTTAGTGCTGCTGAATTATATGTTCTTCTGAATTGTGAGGAGGTTCAACCTTTTGGAAAGTAA